Sequence from the Thunnus maccoyii chromosome 11, fThuMac1.1, whole genome shotgun sequence genome:
TTTGGGAAACGTACGTTGTAATGGCCTATTCTAATTAAATTTGACCTCTATTCACCTTTATCTGTATTGTGAGTCAATAAAGATATAAGAATATTCGTTTTCAGCTTTAACACATTCTTCATAGGATCTGTAGACTAATGTGATTCGATAGTCTGTGTACATAAAATCATAGACAAACATTATGTTACGGTGTGCTTCTATAACATTCTTAAAATGTGTCTCCTAATTTCTGGTAACTTCAGGCCATACACAAGAGGATTCATAACTGGAGGAATGACAACAAACTCtagtgacagaaaaacagccataaatgtgtttatctcCTCAGGATCATACCGACTCAGGGCGATATCACAAAATCCTGTGATGGAACATATCACAAAAGAAATAACATGTGGCAGACATCTCTCTAATACTTTCCCTTTGAATTCTGCTGAGCTTTTCCAGCAAACGATTATTATTCGCAGATAGGTGTACAGGATGtaaaaaaggggaaagaaaaCTGAGGCTATAGTTAAAAGCATACCTACAATATTGTTGACAACTGTGGCAACACATGATAATTTTACGATGTTCCAGTTGgcacaaaacactttttgtatCTTGTTGCCACATAAAGGAAGCCTCATGGACATGGAGTTACATACTGTAACAGCAAAGGCCGAATAAATCCAAGCCATTGCTGCCAACTTGAAAACAGTTTTAGAGGTCATTTTTCTGTGGTAGTGTAAAGGATGACATACAGCAACATACCTATCGTATGCCATAATGCCCAGGATGATCATTTCATTGCAAGCATATGTGTAAATAACATATATCTGAATGAAACAAGCAGGATGTGAGATCAAATGAGAGTCAGACAGAAGATCCATGAGGAATCTGGGGAAGAAGCCAGTAGAACCGTACAGATCGTTGACAGATAAACAAGCAATAAACATATACATGGGCTCATGTAGAGTTCTTTCTCGAGATATCATCAGCATTATGACGAGATTAGCAGAGACAATAAAACTGTAGAGCAGGAGGCAAAAGACAAAGGTTGGATAGCGGTAGTGTCCAATTTTCACAAACAAGGTGAAGTTGAAGTAAAAGGAAACAGTATTGTTGTCCATTCCACTCACACTGAAACAGTGACAAAGAATTCAGTATTTATGTCTTTGTTGTTATATGAACTCTCATTCCTGTCCGGAGATATCAGTggtctgtgtaaaggaaaattTAAGCAGTTGTGTCATAAACTGTTCACCAACTTTAGTATGGATATTGGATCAATATGTCATATAATATTGGTCATGAAGACTCTACACACTTTCACTATACTTACTAAAGTATATGGTGGTCAATAATCTTCAGGTCTGTGCTACATTTTGCTCTCGGTTAGATCTGTAGACAAACCACCAGTGCAGGTAATGGGAGGAGATTTTTATGTTGTCTGACTCTGTACATGTCATCACAGTTTTTCTACTCTGGAGAATTATGATGCTAACATAATGATCTAAATAATATGATAATTTGTTACTTGCCCACAATGTGTCttaaaatttcaaatattataatagtaataataaaaatgataaaactttattttggtGGCTTCCGGTTTGCTTTGGTATGGAGTGGATGTGTTTTCGTGGAGCGCCACTTCTACTTCACCTTTTATCTCACCCAAAAGCCATTCaatttctatttctacatgtcAGTTGTGGGTTATAACGttctaaataaaatgacaaaaccagGTAAAggaaagagacaagaaaaggGTTCCAGAGAAGAGGATTCAGGTGATAACTTGACAAAGCTAGCAGGCATGGGAGAAGCTAATCTAACACTGTGAGTGTCCTCACTCAAGCTACCAATGAGGATGGCCTGGCCATCGCCCGCCACCACAGTTCATGGCTACATCCAGTCCTACTAGCCCATACATTAGGCTGCTGCTATCCCCCCAGTATACTCTCATCACATAGCTAAATAGTAGGGTTTGAAGGttaaaatacaggaaatggtTAGCAATATTGCACAATTAATAAAGAAAGTTTTTCTAACAAGTataataaatgttgtttattgtcCCAGACTGGATCATCAGACTTTGAAGTTGATGTTCTAATACAGTTTCTCTTTATTGATCTGTCTCATTCAGGAAACTCAGTAACCAATGAAATCTGCTCCTGTATCGTTTCTCTCGctgtggtttctgtggttgccatggtcacaTGGCGAGCTGTGGTGGTCAGTTGAAAAAATTGAACCATCATAAACTCTGAATACAGCAGCAAAGagctgtgcacatttatgagAGCGGCAGCCACCAGCGACCTTGGTGGCACAGCTGCCTTTGCGTTTACATTGAAAaatggaggcagcagcagcaactgttTGCAGCCTGAAAGCACCTTTAATGCTTTATTACAAGATCACAAACTAACTAATATGAAGTGGACTCAGTGAAAAGTCATTTGTTGTTGGTAGGGTAGAGGATGGGCAGACACACAACAATCCTGCCTGTTCAAATcctcatttatacattttaaactgGTTCAATTTAGAAACATAAGCTTCACTGCTGCCTCAAAAATGAGTTAACTGAATTTAAGTTGGATAATAAACCATCAACTGAGTTAATTCTAGATATCAATTTCAATAAACTTaaacataaagttgaatcaacaactGTTCCatcacactgacaaacattGTAGTCAgattttcatttctattttatcAGTTTGAAAAGATGCTTCTTCAGTTGCCACAAAGAAACTGTTGGAGCCACTTTGTACCAGAGTCAGTAAATATTCAACCTATGAGTGTGCTTTAAGTAAGTTTGTTAGAATataagtgtatgtatgtatgttttcttcaaaactacaaaagtgttgcaaaaaagcaaaaaaaggttGCTAGAGAGTTTTAACTTGCAgacaatgcatgctgggaagtgcTAATATAttgttgtgtgtatttctctTCAGAAACTTTGTTATTTCACATCAGAAAATATCAGATGAACTCATGTTTATAAGTTCTGAAAtggtatgaaaatgaaaactagaaATATTAAGTTGAATTAACGTGAAATTAATAAAACTTATATATTTAcacttatatattttatttatattaagttAATGACAGTTAAGATGGTTCATTTATGtccacaaaacattttctgtatttgaaaattagtttttcattttattaaatattttgagaCATTAAGCTTCTGGACATTTTTGTGAGATTATTTGGGAAATGTACGTTGTAATAGCCCATTCTAATTAAATTTGACCTCTATTCACCTTTATCTGTATTGTGAGTCAATAAAGATAtaagaatatttgttttttagctTTAACACATTCTTCATAGGATCTGTAGACTAATGTGATTCGATAGTCTGTGTACATAAAATCATAGACAAACATTATGTTACGGTGTGCTTCTATAACATTCTTAAAATGTGTCTCCTAATTTCTGGTAACTTCAGGCCATACACAAGAGGATTCATAACTGGAGGAATGACAACAAACTCtagtgacagaaaaacagccataaatgtgtttatctcCTCAGGATCATACCGGCTCAGGGCGATATCACAAAATCCTGTGACGGAACATATCACAAAAGAAATAACATGTGGCAGACAGCTCTGTAATACTTTCCCTTTGAATTCTGCTGAGCTTTTCCAGCAAACAATTATTATTCGCAGATATCATCAGCATTAGGACGAGATTAGCAGAGACAATAAAACTGTAGAGCAGGAGGCAAAAGACAAAGGCTGGATAGCGGTAGTGTCCAATGTTCACAAACATGGTGAGGTTGaagtaaaaggaaaaagtaGTATTTTCCATTCTCTGAATTAAAGGACCTGTCTGTAAGTCAATATTTATGTCTGTATTATAATACAACTTCCTATCATTGTTATACCTTTCATCCTATTTAGTAATCTATACATAGATAAACCTAAACTGTGGCTTCTGGTGGGTGTTCAAAGTCTTTTATCTTTTCCTCCCCGTAGATGTCACCACACTATTGCTCCCCTGGAGAATTTGGAAAAGTTCCCCACAATGCATGTTAATGTTCCTGATAAAGCATTTGCTTTTAGGCATGCTAGGGGGACGGCTCTAGGGATGGCATCAtcatagatggatggatggatggattttaTTGATCCCAAAATGGGAAATTCttgtgttacagcagcaggttATCCAGGCATTACACAGGACAGTAAATATACATATCAACACTAGAGAGAAATATATATccatagaaaaataaacacaaaaatatactatataaacacaatataaagaatACTAGGATGCaccataaatataataaaatatagaaatataaacATTGGATAACATAGCATATACATTAATTACAAGTGTGCAAAGttgttgaagttttaaaaatgcaatgagAGATGGTAGAGTAGGAGTATAAAGATGTGCAAATTCACCATGAGCAAAGTTATTGAAGGAGCAAGACAGAGTGGAGTTTGGTTGAGACAgaaattttaaagctgcaagtTCTCTGTTAGACAGAGGTGAGGGGTTGTGGAGAGTTATTGCTATTGCTTTGGGCAGCCTCTCCATCACTCCACCAGCCTCTCCATCGCTTCACCAGCCTCTCCATCACTCCACCAGCCTGGTTATCACTCCATCAGCCTCTCCATCGCTCCACCAGCCTGGTTATCACTCAACCAGCCTCTCCATCACTCCACCAGCCAGTGGAGTGATGCTTCTTTTGGtaagggtggggtggggtgggggtggggggcgcagaataacaacaatcataacaacaatgacaatgacacagcagcagccagggaaGGGTGCCAACAGGACTGCAAAGGACCGCGAAGGCccggcccagaacccagggtttcctgtgagatgagaaagcacaaaaaaaactcagaggaagaagcaaagttagtgacatgcattgatgttacatgaatgcatacagatggagaggaggaggaggaggagagaggagctcagtgcatcatgggaagtcccccagcagtctaggcctatagcagcataactgagggctgatccaaggtgagcctggttggccctaactataagctttatcaaaaaggaaagttttaagcctactcttaaacatagagaaggtgtctgcaccccggaccgaatctggaagatggttccacaggagaggagactGATAGCTGAatgctctgcctcccattctacttttaaagactgtaggaaccaccagtaagcctgcattctgggatgTACTCGTGGGATAATAcagtactatgagctcttcaagatatgatggtgcctgaccattaagggaaGATCTAACAGTACAAGTATAGAGACgaatcctttgtctgatgcagttaggaggtcatttgtgactttcaccagtgctgtctctgctatgatgcactctaaatcctgactgaaaatcctcaaataaactattgttatgtagaaattcacataactgattagagactgctttctcaaggatcttagagagaaatggagggtgagatataggtctataattggctaaaatgcctgaatcaagagtaggcttcttaagaagaggtttaattacagctactttaaaggactgtggtacatagcctgttactaaagacagattgatcatatctagtaaagaagtgctaactaaaGGTAAGGCTTCCTgaagcaacctagttgggatggggtctaagagacaaGTTGAtagtttagctgaacaaatcatagaagttagttcagaaaagtcgactggagaaaaacagtccaaatatatgtcaggatttacagctgtttctaaggtgcctgtgtttggggagagaacggtgcctgttgagggcaggaggtggttaattttgtctctaatagttagaattttatcattaatgaagctcataaagtcatttaTGTATCAAAAGTAATGTTAAAACTCAAAGCCACATGCTGTAAAGAATGTGCTGCACAGTAAGTGTCAATGTGGATGTGATTCATCTGGATTACAGTAACAccatatataaaaacaacaaaagcattaaaaggaaataaaggtAATACATTTCAACcctatttcatttaatttgtttattacaAATGGATATCAGTTCATTAGTCTACCAAGGTTTGGATTTAAACTCCCTTAAACTCTACACGAGTAGACAATTCTATACTTGGTAATAACAGACTAATACACAGTACAATCTATAGTTCACAGAACAGACAAGTTGTGATTTCCCTGTTCCCTGCTCACATGCTGTAAGCTTCATGTACAGTATCATGCATTTCATGTCTAAAACTGGCTTtcttaataataaaatataaaggatGGAGGGTAGAAACTGCTTTCTCCTCTATACACCAACCACATAccagtatgttgtttttttgcagcacAGTAAGCTGATTTTATAAGTTACACGTCAACTTAAATCTCTGACAAGCCGTCATACACAAGGTTGTCATTCTGTATCGAATTTTAGTTAGAATCAGCCCATAAATAATAGGATTGAGAATAGGGGGCATTATGAGAAATTGTATGGCCATGAAGTTCTTTACACTCTGTGGCACAGATGCTGATCCATATCTCGAGTACATAACGTCAAAAAGCAAAGCAGCTGTAACATtaagcaaacaaaataaatgtggcACACATGTCTGCATAAACTTTCTTCTGCCCTCTCTGGACTTTAAAGCTGATTTCACCAGCCGCACGTATGAATACACAATGAAGAGGACATGCCCACAATAGAAAGAAATAACAATCAGTCCAACAATGTTGTTAGCTATCGTTGTGCTACAGGCAAGTTTAACAATTGACCAGTTCTCACAGTAGAGTTTCTGTATCTGGGAGCCACATAATTTCAAAGTAGATGTTAAAGTTACAACCATAACCTCAAAGCAGAGAGGAACAAGCCAAGACAAACTAACTAACACGGCAATCCTTCGCACAGACATAACAGAGTGATACTCCAGTGGTCGACATATAGCCACACATCTGTCATAGGCCATCAGAGCAAGAATAGAGAAATCAATTGTTGCGTAGGAGTATATAACAAAGACCTGCAAAAAGCATCCCacatatgatatgatatgaatatCAGACATAAGATCAAAAACAAATTTGGGGTAAAATCCTGCAGTCCCATAAAGTCCATTGATGCACAgattacacaaaaaaatgtacatggGCTCATGTAGGTTTTGGTCCAAGATTATGGTTAAAATGAGAGACACATTTACCACCAAAATGAGACAATAACATAGTAAAGTGAGAGACAAAAGTGTGACTTGGTAGCTGACTGTGGCACTGAAGCCAGACAGTGAAAATACAACTATAATGGATGTGTTAGTCATTCTGTATCTAATGCTCCAAAACCAAACTATTACAGTGATAAAACAGTAGTTAGAAGATGCTGTGAAAAGGTTGAAATGTTCATTGTAAGCCAGGAATATGTCTGATGTATGTCAGCCACTGTGGGCTGAccggtgtgtttgtgttgcacatTTATGTCTAAAAGAGACgccctctcctctgctgtaGGTGTGTCGTTGGCTAGCAGCTCAGACAcgcaaaaacaacaaaatggaaTCAGCATACAATGTTATATTGttcaatattttcttgtttgaaGAATATGGATGGAGACAAAAGAGTCTACAAATGTAACTGATCTTattcttaagtaaaagtacatttcatcagaattgttaatgcataataacataaatatgtaGTTGAAAttattaagagaaaataatgaaaccTCAAACTATTGAAACAGATGTTACATTTAAATGCTTACTAGCTTATGACTCTTCTTGGCAAGAGAACCTGGCTGCAGCAACATAGTGGATGACAGTGGTCAACTGTATACAGGAAGTCATGTGACGATATGAGTGGAAGTGGTTCTTCTTAGTGGTATTGACTAAGGAGAAGAAGACAAAATGGCGGTACCAATTAAATGaatatagttttgttttgtttttttatgtgataaaatgtaatattaccAGCCAAGCCTTCCCCCTCAGGAAGGTGGCCTTGTGGgtaacctgtgtgtgtgaagtggagCCAGGTGCCTGTCTTTCTTAGGCAGACTTTATAAACTTGActaataattttatatataacAAGGTTGAGAATAGGTGGAATCATGAGACGTGAGATGTATGGCCATGAAGTTCTTTAGATCAAAATAAGATCAAAAACAAATCTAGGATAAAAACCTGCAGTCCCATAAAGTCGATTGATGCACagattacacacacagatgtacatGGGTTCATGTAAATTTTGGTCAAAAATTATGGTTAAAATGAGGGACACATTTACCaccaaaataatacaataacatagtaaagtgagagaaaaaagtgtGACTCTATAGTTGACTGTGGCACTGAAGCCAGACAGTGAAAATACAGCtataggggagaacggggtaaacAGAGacagtgggtaaaatgagccaccccctttatctaggtaaccataaacaaaagtaatcatgtgaccacaaattaagaaagtatagttcacattactcaatccatcttggactcaagcacatggagagagaggtcagcaaaccagagcaaaaaaaaagatttttgtatttttgtcatgccaagtgaattcatcatgttactaaagttatcagtcttgtatcttaattaaaaaagataagttttggacattattacatgttaatttaagtcagtgtaagctacaaaacaaggtcataaactcaacataactgtggatctgagccactgtatgaaacagtcaaaatggaggttgtggggtaaaacgtgccagtgatgttggggcaagttcAGTCAATGGCGCAATTTACCCCCAGAAATTATTTTCTGGTATTTTAGACACTAGAGAcattgttcatgttaatgtttgatccCTGTTACAAGTGCTACAGTGTTGATTAATAAATATCTGATTGTTcactaatgttaagtttaagccacacacaacatgctgcacatacagacaggtgacaaattaaaggaaaaaccaacataaagtgtcttagtaaggtgttgggccaccatgtgctgccagaaAAGCTTCAATGCATCTTGACATTGATTCTaaaagtctctggaactcttctgaaGGGATGAACACTAATCTTCAAAAAGATATgtcctcatttggtgttttgatgacggtggtggagagcgctgtctaacacctcagtccaaaatagatgttcagttgggttgagatttggtgactgtgaaggtcatagtatatgattcacatcattttcatactcatcaaaccattcagtgacctctcgtgtcctgtgaattggagcattgtcatcctggaagagaccactcccatcaagatagaaatgtttcatcataggataaaggtgaaccctgagaacaactttgtattgatttgcagtgaccattccctctaaggggacaagtggacccaaaccatgccagcaaaacgCTCCCTAAAGGGggccaccagatcccctcactgtaggggtcaagcattcagatccataccggtttttcctttaatttgtcacctgtcagtatacacaaaagcacaattacacacaaattctttctgtagctaaaacacaaagatcacagtttcatctttactgaaaatatttaggtaacatgttgaacaacaagacacaaacatatgattttacttaaaagttttgcctttgttaaattgatggcattaataaagttcaaaattatttttaattttataattaatttgtttttgtgcaatttttatatcagtatttaatggtagcACTATTTATCCCATctccatgctcattttacccctatCTTAGGGCAAATTGTGCTATTTTGATAGCTCATTATTCTAAagccataataattagataacttgtttaATTTCCATGGGCACACAACAACCTGAAGcatatatagtaactattatttgaaacaaatacactttcattttgcagtaaaatcatcaaatgtaaaaagtggctcatgttactCTGTTCTCCCCTACTGGATGTATTACTCATTCTGTATCTAATCATCCAAACACAAAACTGTCAACATGATAAACTTGTGCTTTGGCCAGTGTATTGTAAGTGCAATTGTTTTAGTGAGTTGGCAATTTAATGCTGGATCTTAGGGTAGACTCCCTCTTCTTTATTACAGGTGTGCCATTGGCTGGTAGatagcatgtaaaaaaaaaaaaaaagacaaaaaaacacaatattttcttgattgatgGCAAATATTGACATGTAAGTCTTCTTAATCTTAACTCCTGAtgtgctactttttttttaaccaacagTGCAATTTTCATAATTTACTTTGATGGATTtgcagtttcattttaaatggcCAAAAATAGTTATGATagctattttgataaatgtacagtaagtaGGGCTACATTTCTCTATGTAATAGTTTTCTAAACATCTGTCAAAAGTTTGAATGATATAcaacattaatttaatttactcaCAGACCCGCTGGGGCATCCGCGATCTCATCCAACATTACTATCTTTTAGAGGCTGTAGCAGGCTCAATTTTAAAACAAGAGTGATTGGGAGTTAAGTCTGATCATATGACACTAGACAACCTAaggcatccattggtaccaaccatgtcatgctagcttgtcaGGAAGGGGGCTAAATAGTGCTCCAAAGTTAGACTAAATTTTGGCGAGGGAAAACttggcatggccattttcaaaggggtccattgacctctcacctcaagatatcagaatgaaaatgggttctatggGTACCCACGAGTCTCtcctttacagacatgcccactttatgctaatcccatgcagtttggGGCAAAgtataaatatgttgttttcgCCTACTCTAAAAattgtgtatttgaatattcctgcatactggggtccctgaacagtcttggaattgcataaattgggtatgattggaaagctgagactcttgtggatttaATTAGCCcaactgtattcatgtgtgatgatgttagtccccatagtAGCCATTGAATTGTAGCAGTCCTAACTTTAGGACAGTTTTTGGTCTGAGAGTGATTCGAAAACCATTTCAGTAATAAAAGGAGGTCATAAGTGAGGATTCAGACCAGAACCAGCCCTCCTTTATGCCAACACAGGGAGCTGCATTGGTAGGGCATGTTATTTGAGGTACAAGCgggacaatgaaatacaatcaaGGACGTccagttggagtaacagattttcctcaaaacaaaaagcaagcacaagcaacaggatgctgactgcagcCCACTTAAGGGCTAGGGGCGTGCCTGAAtccaaatacgttattcggcaaagcgcaaatagtgggttttttacaaacatttatttcatacaaatattttaaaaattatttgttttcgggaagaaaaaaaaaaaacatgtctaataccagcgcacaggtcggttacatacatgagctactgacacatgcgaagtgctcccaagggactctccataacctgttgttccccttctcctttctacAAAGTTAggattgtaaaaaataggcaataaatgaaaagtgcaaagcaataattgcctttgaagttcttctctacacattacacactatGCTGTCTGTATTATGGGTGTATAAAcaagtagaggtctgtctgcacatttGCAATGCATatggttttagctcagtagtcagcgcagtcgtctatgaccTGGAAGACTTGAGTTCAAGATCCGGTGTTTATTCAAAagcacttattttaacactttaatatcctaatattaaaagcgtaataaaaacaaaaactgtatttttacagataTATAGGTATTTGTATCTagatatagatacaaatacaaatactgcgctctctgcacatccctattaacggccaccggtgtcactaatgagaaggaatttttgattcttacatatagaacttttaatttatttctcaGTTCACCAAAGTTGCATCGATTTCACCTCCACTAGATCCAACCTTTTTCACAGgagacattttttaacatgtcaAAGCAGTAAATTACTGTGAATTATTTAGTTCATAATATTAATTATGGCTGAATCTCATTCAGTTTTTCtaaatttatttagtttttctaaATTTATGATTCTTGTATAGAGCATGATGGTTCACCAGTATGGCTTCCTTGAACACTTGAATGGGactgagccatcattaatgttatcagttccacctgtccttttcctgctatgacaagtcaaaatgtctgctgtgaaaaaggtctattagCGCTGTGGCACAGCTGGGTTTCTAAACTGTCCAGGCACAGCTACAACCTGCTGTTCAcgctgaaaacatgttttttaaggCAAGAATTCAACTTTAACCCTCTCATTTTCAGAGCGCAGGTCACTGTTTACTAATAATTGTTAGATTATGCATACATTAAAGAAGTCTTAGGTTTGGGGCCCgtcattttgttaaaatatgAGGTGTTTAAAAACTCTAAATATGATAAATGTAtcaaatgttacagtaaatcaTCAACCCCACAGAGAGCATAGGCAGCCTGTTTTTCTGGGCCTTTGTCATCCAGTATCTAACATTAGTGTAGAGGGACCTTGCACACAGTTGCTTGTTTGTTCTGCATGGAGACCACTGGTCCCAGAGCATAGCATCAACAGTAAATTGATGTCCTGGGGATACAGCAATATAGTGGACTAATGACCCTGAGGTTTAATCATCATGTTTACACTGAGTATGTCTGTGCCTCTGTGAAATGGCATCACAATGGACAGGCATTACATCAGCTAATCATCTATTAACCAAGTTAAACTTTCATCAAAGTGTCCCATAAATACAGGACTGAATAAAGACAGATCTATACAGTGTGTATACATTGgttatgatatattttttattatttatactgtagtatttaCTTTATAATAGGTGGTCAATTTATGATGACATCTCTCACCAGTCCACCAGCTTGATGGAAGTGCAAATCAAAATTGCGTGCCCCTTcaaaggataattccagtttagttcagcttgggtcttattttcatagctCCATATAGCTTCATATTTTCATCGCTAAAAGGAAGTTTGACCATGGTGACAAACTTTTGCTTAGTTACACAGTatgtgatttgtcttttttcccaTTACTTCAACAGATTAGTCTTTATTTTAGGGTTTACAGTACACATAATAGATACTGTACCTGGTACATGGTCCCTGTTCCAGTTCATCctaaaggtgttggatggggttgagcCCTGATGCTACGTGCTGACCAGTGTCATTCTTCTTCAACAAACTCAGAAAGCCATTTCTTTTTGGACCTTGCTGATAGATATGCAGATATACTGTTTATTTCTTCATATTTGTTGCTTGTCATTTTGTCTGCCTCCTGTTTTTTTGAtgcctttttgttttcatgactAATTTTCGTCAAGTTtcttgtttgcttgtgtttgtttagtcTTTCTGCATTTTTTACCTCTCCTCTTCACTTctacctcttcctcttccttttgatatttcttttgctagctgttttaatgttttgaataTAAACGTTTTCGTGCTCAGTGAGGACctcactgtgcatgtgtatcCTTGACCTCCTGATGGGCAGACCCCAAGAAGGTGAGGGTAGGCAAACATACCTCTTCTACCCTCACTCTTAACACCAGAGCACTCCAgggctgtgtttgtgtacagGGAGTACAGCGGGGGCTGTActccctgtacacacacaactgtTTAGCCACTTTCGAccaacaccatcatc
This genomic interval carries:
- the LOC121906476 gene encoding olfactory receptor 7C1-like produces the protein MTNTSIIVVFSLSGFSATVSYQVTLLSLTLLCYCLILVVNVSLILTIILDQNLHEPMYIFLCNLCINGLYGTAGFYPKFVFDLMSDIHIISYVGCFLQVFVIYSYATIDFSILALMAYDRCVAICRPLEYHSVMSVRRIAVLVSLSWLVPLCFEVMVVTLTSTLKLCGSQIQKLYCENWSIVKLACSTTIANNIVGLIVISFYCGHVLFIVYSYVRIIIVCWKSSAEFKGKVLQSCLPHVISFVICSVTGFCDIALSRYDPEEINTFMAVFLSLEFVVIPPVMNPLVYGLKLPEIRRHILRML
- the LOC121907501 gene encoding olfactory receptor 10J4-like, which gives rise to MDNNTVSFYFNFTLFVKIGHYRYPTFVFCLLLYSFIVSANLVIMLMISRERTLHEPMYMFIACLSVNDLYGSTGFFPRFLMDLLSDSHLISHPACFIQIYVIYTYACNEMIILGIMAYDRYVAVCHPLHYHRKMTSKTVFKLAAMAWIYSAFAVTVCNSMSMRLPLCGNKIQKVFCANWNIVKLSCVATVVNNIVGMLLTIASVFFPLFYILYTYLRIIIVCWKSSAEFKGKVLERCLPHVISFVICSITGFCDIALSRYDPEEINTFMAVFLSLEFVVIPPVMNPLVYGLKLPEIRRHILRML